Genomic DNA from Desulfuromonas versatilis:
ATTCGGCCATCCCCAACCTGCTGCGCGAAATGGGCCGTCTCGGCGCCACCAACCCCCAGGGGCTGTACGCCAAACTGGCCGGCGGCGCTTCGATCATGGACCAGAACGCCACCTTCAACATCGGCAGGCGCAACCTCGAAGCGGTGCGGAGCCTCCTTGCCCGGCTGGGCATCCGCACCGTGGGCGAGGACGTGGGCGGCACCATCAGCCGCACCGTTTCGCTCTCGGTCAACACCGGCAAACTGACCCTGGCCTCCCCCGGGCGGCCGGACTGGGAAATCTAGGCAGGAGGAGCGACATGCTCGACCCGATCAAGCAGATGAAAATCGAGAAGGCCATCCGGCGGGCTCCGATGCTTTCCCCCAGCACGCTCAAGGTCCTGGAGCTCACCTCCGGGCCAGACCCGGACCTGGACGAGATCATCCACATCGTGCGCCATGACGCCCCCCTGACCGCCCGCCTGCTGCGGGTGGTCAACTCGGCCGCCTTCGGTCTGCTCAAGGAGGTCACCTCGGTGGAGCGGGCGGTCACCTACCTGGGGATCCGCACCGTGGTCAGCACCGCCTTGGCAACCAACCTCTCCGCCCTCTACGATAAGCCGCTCGAGGGGTACGAGAGCGAGAAAGGGTCGCTCTGGGATCACAGCCTGTTCTGCGCCCTGGCCAGCCGCGCCATCGCCCAGCGGGCCAGGGGAGAGCTATCCGCGGACACCGCCTTTACCGCGGGGTTGCTTCACGACATCGGCAAGGCGGTCATCTCGGAGCTGCTTCAGGGAAGCACCAAAAACATCCTGGACCAGCTCGATGAAGGGGCCGTGGAAGACTACCTGAGCGCGGAACGATCCCTGGTGGGAATGGACCACGCCCAGGTCGGCCAGTTGCTGGCCAAAACCTGGAAGATTCCACCCTCGCTTCAGGAGCCGATTCTGCACCATCACCGCCCCGGGCGGGCGGCAGAGGCCCAGCAGCCCCTGACCCA
This window encodes:
- a CDS encoding chemotaxis protein CheD, with translation MSNLILGIGDLGASNTPGTVIKTFALGSCVAVVLLDPRTRTIGMAHVALPDSKVNPTRAQERPGYFADSAIPNLLREMGRLGATNPQGLYAKLAGGASIMDQNATFNIGRRNLEAVRSLLARLGIRTVGEDVGGTISRTVSLSVNTGKLTLASPGRPDWEI
- a CDS encoding HDOD domain-containing protein, with amino-acid sequence MLDPIKQMKIEKAIRRAPMLSPSTLKVLELTSGPDPDLDEIIHIVRHDAPLTARLLRVVNSAAFGLLKEVTSVERAVTYLGIRTVVSTALATNLSALYDKPLEGYESEKGSLWDHSLFCALASRAIAQRARGELSADTAFTAGLLHDIGKAVISELLQGSTKNILDQLDEGAVEDYLSAERSLVGMDHAQVGQLLAKTWKIPPSLQEPILHHHRPGRAAEAQQPLTHAVHLGDILAMMGGQGTGSDSMQYRLDPGYSEYFAIDEDDLARILLEVTDEFQKLKTSLENL